TGATGACCACGATAGTTATACTATTTGCCATAAGTATAAACAAAAGAAAAAAACATTTAGAAGAAAATATGAAAATTTTAAATCATCAATTAGAGTATCAATATAATTATTATGAAAATATAAAAAAATGTCAGGAAAAAACTAGACGTATATGGCATGATATGAAAAATCATATAAGCATACTTTATGAATTGATAGATAAGAAAGAATATAAAGATGTAAAAAGTTATATAAATGAACTAGATATTCAAATAACAAATGCGCAAACTAGAGTGATTACTAATAATAAGATTATTGATGCGATATTAACATCTAAGCTTGAAGTTTGCAAATTAAAAAGTATTAAAGTTGATTTAGATATAAAAATTCCATCAAAGATAAATATAAGTGATTTTGATATATCTGTTATACTTGGAAATTTATTAGATAATGCCATAGAAGCATGTGAAAATATACAATATGAAGATTTAAGATATATTAAAATTAAAAGTGGTATAAAAGGGCAGTATTTATTTATAAACATAAAAAACAGTTTAATGAAAGAAGTAATAAAAAGTGGAAATAAATTTATAACAATAAAAAAAGATAAAGAGAACCATGGTATAGGTATAGATAGTGTAATAAATAGTATAGAAAATTATAATGGAGATATAAGAGTAGACTATAATGATGAAGAATTTAATGTATTTATATTATTAGATGTAAATTAAATATAAAAATTATAGCTAAAAACTAAAGATGCGAATAACAATTGGTTACAAAAAATATGCAGTTCATTACAAATATGATTCGGCGTATTTTTTTTTGAGTAAAATATATTTTGATATTAAATATTAGGGTATAGATTATAAAAATTAGTTTAATAAGCTATATTGAATTTTATTATTTAAACTATTTGGAGGTCGCATATGAAAAATTTAAACATAGGTAAAAAACTAGGAGTAACTTTTTTTATTCTAGTTATTTTTGCAGCAGTTGCAAACTTTAATGCAATATATAATTTAAAAAAATCACAAGAATTAAGTACGGAATTATTTGAAGGGCCATACATAGTAACTAACCAATCTATGGGGCTTAGGAAAGATATAATTTCAATTTCTAGGAATATGAATAATGGATTTCTTGAAAAAAATTTAGAAAAATATAGGTCTGTAATTTTAGAAGATTTTGATAGTGCTTTTAAAAGGGTAGAGATACTTAAGCGTAGATTCTTAGGAAATCAAAAATTAATTAATGATGTTTACAATAAAGTAAATATATTAAAACAAGAATATGAAAAAATATACAACATTGTAGAGAAAGAGAACTTTAACGCAACAGTAGCAGATATAGATGCTGTAGCATACTCAGAAGCATTTAATAAGTGTATACAGGATGCGATAAATATAAATGAACAATCAGAAAAAAATGGACTTAAATTTTATGAGGAATTACAAAATTCTGTATCTAAGTCTATAATTACATCAACATCATTAGGTGTATTTGCTACTATTATAGGAATAATTATATTTATGTATATTACAAAAACATTAAGAGAGCCAATTAAAGAAATAGAGATAGTTGCTAATCAAATGTCAGAAGGTAATTTCGATATTGAAATAAAATACGAATCAAAAGATGAATTAGGTAATCTAGCAAATAGTATGCGAAAAATGAGTGAAAATATAAAAGCAGTTATAAATGATACTGTTTATACTTTAGATGAAGTATCATCAGGAAATTTTGATATAAATCCTAATGCCGAGTATATAGGTATATTTAAATATATTGAGGAATCAATGATAAAAATTACAAATGATTTAAGTGAAACTATGAATCAAATAAATGTATCATCCCAAGAAGTAAAAGCCGCATCAGAGCAAGTATCAAGTGGATCTCAAATGTTAGCACAAGGTGCAACAGAACAAGCAAGTGCTATTGAAGAATTATCTGCAACCATAATAGATATATCTAAAAAAATAAAAGATACAGCCAAGCATTCTCATGAAGCAAATATACTATCAATAAATGCTTCTAATGAAGTTAAAGATGGGAATGAAAAAATGAATAAAATGATAGAGGCAATGAAAGATATTTCTGATACTTCTAGCGAGATAAGTAAAATTATAAAAACTATAGATGATATAGCATTTCAAACAAACATATTAGCGTTAAATGCAGCAGTAGAAGCAGCAAGGGCGGGTTCTGCTGGTAAGGGGTTTGCAGTAGTAGCGGAGGAAGTAAGAAATCTTGCAGTAAAATCAGCACAAGCAGCTCAAAATACAGCTGTACTTATTGAAAATTCAATTCAAGCTGTCGATAATGGGTTAAACATCGTAGACAGTACAGCACAATCTCTTAGTAGAATAATTGATGAAACTAATAAAACTACTTTATTAATAGATGCGATAGCAAAAGCATCTGAAGAAGAATCAAATGCAATAGTTCAAGTTACCGTAGGATTAGAACAAATTTCAGATGTAGTTCAGACTAATTCAGCAACAGCTGAAGAAAGTGCTGCAGCAAGTGAAGAGTTAAGTGGACAATCACAAATACTAAAATCTCTTATAGAGAATTTTAAAATAAAGCCAAACCTAGATTCATATAAAATCATAAACTTTTAGAAAAAATGGAAGCAAATAAGCTTCCATTTTTTTATTTTATACATCTTAATCAATTACAAAATATTTTGTGTATATTGTATTTAATTAATTTTAATTTATAAATTATACAAATTTTAAAATAAAACATTTATAATCTTTATAGTGAATAAATATATATAAGTAAATTATTTAATAATGGGGGATTTTATTTATGAAAGTAACTTTACCACAAGCAGCTGTTGAAGTATTAAAAGAAATACTAAGTGAAAATGAAGATAAGGCCAAAACTATAAGAGTTTATTTTGCAGGATTTGGATGTAGTGGAGCATTTTTCGCAGTAGCATTAGATGAAAAAAAGGAATCAGACTTATCTCATGAAACAGAAGGATTGACTTTTATAATGGATAAAGAGGAATATGAAAAATACGGAGATGTGACTATAACTGATACAGGTCATGGTTTCTTAATTAGTGTAGAAAATATGCCTAAAGGTGGCTGTAGCTGTGATGGTGGATGCACAGGATGTGATAATTAAAAAAATATAATATATTTGTTAAGAATACTAAATTTTATACTAGTATTCTTTTGTTTTATGTAAAATAACTACACAACTCTACGGTAAGTTTATTGAATACTTTTACTAATTAGTTTAAATTAATATAAAGAGGTGATAACAATGGACTGTAATAAAATTGGTAAATTAATATTGGAACTTAGAAAAGAAAAAGATATGACACAAAAACAAATCGCAGATTTATTAAATATTAGTGATAAAACCATAAGTAAATGGGAAAGAGGTTTAGGATGCCCAGATATTTCTTTACTTCCAGAATTATCACAAGTGTTAGGTGTGAGTATAGATGGAATTTTATCAGGTGAAATAAATTTAAACGAATTAGTAGGAGGAAATATGAATAAATTAAAATTTTATGTATGTCCACAGTGTAATAATTTAGTTACATCTACAGGAGATGTTGGAATTACATGTTGTGGTAAAAAAATAGATGATTTAGTAGCTAAAAAATCAGATGAAAAGCATATACTTAATATTGAGCCAGTAGAGGATGAACTATATGTAACATCTGAACATGAAATGAAAAAGAAACATTATATTTCATTTGCTGCGTATATCAAAGGAGATAGAGCATTTATAATAAAGCAATATCCAGAATGGAACTTACAATTTAGATTTAAAAAGCAAGGACATGGTAAACTGTATTATTATTGTACAGAGCATGGTTTATTTTATACTATAATATAATAAAAAACACTATAAATGTATACATTTATAGTGTTTTTTTGTTTTTTTATATCTAAATTTAAAATATATATTTTAATATTAAAAAATTTAATTATATCTATATACAAGTATTAAAATGGAGTTTAAAATATACTTATTGGAAAAATTGAGATTTTAAATTACTGATATTTATAAAAGAGTCATAAAATCAACTTTAAAGTGTTAGGTGATTATAATGAATAAGAAAAAAATAGCAATTTTTACTACAATTATTTATGTAATTGTTTTGGGGAGTGGATTATATTTATACAGTTGGTTTGTTGGAAACAAAGTGAATGAAGTTGAAAAATTGTTAGTATCTCTAATATCACAAATTATAGCTGTAGCATGTGTAGTATATATAATTAATAAGTATTATGGATGGAAAAACATAGGATTTAGAAAAATAAAATTAAAAAGTATAATATGGTTCTTTCCATATATAGTAATAATAGTGCCAATGATTTATGAATTTATAATACATATTTGTAAAAATATTACGTCATTTAGTGTTTCTACATGGGCAGTATTATTTATTACATTTATAGGAGCTTCATCAGTAGGTTTTTCAGAAGAAGCGATATTTAGAGGTATATATTTAGAGAGTTTTAAATCAGAAAAAACCGTTATTAGACCAATGATAATAAGTTATTTAGGATTTTCTATTTTTCATATTGTAAATTTATTTGTAGGGAATTCATTTGCACAAGTATTTATAACAATTATAGTTTCAAGTCTATTGGGATTCTCATTTATTGCATTAGCTATTAAATTAGAAAGCATATGGTTAAATATAATTTTTCATACAACTTGGAATTTTATTTTGATTTCATCTCAGACATTAAACTTTTCAGTTTCTAAAACTTCAGGATTCATAAGCGAGGTAAATATCTTAGTGGGAAGTATTCTATGGCTTATGATAATAAAAAAAGATAAAATAGAAAGAAAAAAATCATTTATAACTAATGAAAATAAAAAAACTACAGTGTAAGGGGGACTGTAGTTTTTTTATTGGGGGAGATAGGTTTACTTTTTTCCGTTCATATTTTAAGTATGACCTAATTATATATAGTTTATACATAAATTATAAAATAATTACTTTGATTAAATATTAATTTATATAAAAATTTTAGTTAAATATTAATTTAATTGGGTATTTATTAAAATAGTGTAGTACTTTAGCTCAAATGGTTAGCTAAGCATAAGATTTGATTTTATAATTTGGGTTGGATGAGTATATTGATTTTAAATATATATCATTCAACCACTTTTTTATTTTTATAATATTTTTTAATAATAATTTTATTTAGTTAAGAAAATGTAATAAAATTAACTATAAAAATAAAATTTAAAATTGATTATTGCTTTATGCATGAAAAATAAGATAAACATATAATAAAAAAATTTTATAAAAAAAATAATTTATAATATGGATTATTTTGTAGAAATATAATATATTTAAATAGTCATCGATAGGAACGGACACAGACAGTTATATATAGACAGCAAGTATCGACAAACAAACAGACGGAATTGATAGTCATAAAAAAGAGGAGATATTAAAACTCCTCTTCCCTAAACAACAACAAATAATAAGGATATATTATCTACTCCCTTGCAGATAATATTAAATTCCAACCCCAATTAAAAAGACTGTTGCGGAAGCAGTCTTTATTTTTTTTTATTAAATTAAAAATTTGGTGGTGTAACTGAAAATATAATTTTAGCACATTTCTCAGATACATTAACCCATCTATGGTTCATATTAGGTAATATTCTAATGCTATCTCCACTTTGTAAATTAATAACTTCAGAATTTAAATGTAAATCAACGCATCCATCTAAGATTATAGCAACTTCCTCACCTTCATGGTTCATAAGTTCATTAGAAGTAGAAGCCTTTATTGGGAGTTCTAAAAGCATACTTTGAATAACACCATTAGAACTAGGTGATAAAAGCTCATATGATAAATTATTATTCTCAGGAAATGTAAGTTTAACTCTATTTTCTTTTCTTACAACTAAATTATCGCTACACTTATCTTCTTTAAAAAAATTATATAAAGGTATATCAAGACCTTTAGAAATCATTTTTAAAGTATTTATAGATGGATTAGATAAACCACGCTCTATCTGACTAAGTAGAGACGATGTAACTCCTACTATTTCAGACAATTCTTTTATAGATAAATTTTTTTTATTTCTATACTCATAAATTTTTTCACCAATATTTATGTCATGCATTAATATACCTCCGGATATAATAAGTATTGTTTAATATTTACATTATAGCAATACTAAGATAAATTTCAAGGTAATAAACAAGTCTAAATTAATAAAAAATTAACTGTATTTAATAAAATGAATAAAAATTAAATATTTATTAATGAAAATATTGACTTAGTAAATTTAAAATGTTATAAATTAAGTATAAGTTAATAAAAAATAAATAAATTAAATTGTATTGAAAAAATGATAAATAAAACAATAATTAAAAGTAGAAAGGAAGAATAGATATGAAATTAAATGAATTATCTACACCTAACTTTATATTAAATTTAGATGCTTTAGAAAATAACCTTAAGGTAGTACAAGATTTATGTAATAAAAATAATAAGCAACTTTGGCCGATGACAAAAACTCATAAGTCTACTAAATTAGCTAAAATGCAGATAGAATATGGGGCAAAAGGATTATTAGTTGGAACAATAGATGAAGCGGAGGCTTTTGTTAATGGAGGGGTAGAGGGTATAACTTTTCCATATCCAATATCAAATATAGTTAATATAAAAAGAGCAATAGAACTTACAAAAAAGGCTAGAATCATACTTAGTTTTGATAGCGTAGATGCAGCTAAAACTTGGAATGGTGAATTAAGTAAACAAAATATTACATTAGAATATTTTATATTAATAAATTCAGGTCTTAATAGATTAGGCGTTAAGCCTGAAGAAGTAGCTTCTTTAGCTAAAGAATTAAAACAATTTAATAATTTAAAATTAATAGGAATAAGTACTCATCCAGGTCATGTATATGGTGTTATGTCAGCAGAGGAAGTATCACCTATATCTAAACAAGAAATAGAAGTTATGTCAAAAGCAAAGAAACTATTAATAGAAAATGGATTTGATGTAGCGTTTGTTGCCGCTGGAAGTACACCAACATTTTTTGATGTAGTAGATAATGAAGTATTTGATATATTAAGACCAGGAAACTATCCATTCTATGATAATATACAACTATCTTTAGATATATGTAAAGAAGAAGACTGTTCTTTAACAGCTCTTGGAACGATAATATCTAGACCTAATAAAAATTTATTTATAGTTGATGTTGGGAGTAAGTGCTTAGGGTTAGATAAAGGAGCTCATGGTAGTGCTTTAATAACTGGATTTGGAAAAGTTAAAGGACATGAAAATTTAAATGTAATCGGACTTTCTGAAGAAGTTGGAAAGATAGAGATAGTCGGAGATACAGATCTAAAAGTTGGAGATAAAATAGAAATAATACCAAACCATTCTTGCTCTTGTGCAAATATGACTAGTTATGTTGTAGGATACAGAGGAGATGAAGTAGTAGAAATAATAGATATAGATGTTAGAGGTAATTCAAAAAAGCCAGTGCTATAATTTTTAGTTCATCCTTAAAGACACATAGGCTTATATAAAGATTAAGGCTAGTTTATAAATTATAAACTAGCCTTTTTATGTAATCAAATTTTATTGTTTTACGCTAATCAATCCTCTAACTTTATTTAAAAACTTATCCCACACAAGTGTTATTGATATAAATTGAACAGGTATCATAACTAAACTTTTTATTATACGAGTTGGCAATAACGCCATATATCCTTTACCCATTAATATAGAAAGCCATAATGTATCTAGAACTAGATTAAGTAATAGACATACAATTAAAGTTGAACTAAGTATTCTTAATGGAGATTTAGATTTATTATATAAAATTGCCCCATAATTGAATCCTGTAAGGAATGCTGTTAATGTAAATCCAGGGAAGTAAGTTCCGCTAGGGAATAAAACAAATCCTAATAAATCAGATATAGTAGCGCCAATTCCACCAATCCAAGGTCCAAATAAAATCCCCATAATTGCTACAGGTAAAAAACCAAATCCTATTCTAACTATAGGTGTTTGGATAGATAAAAATCTTGTAAGAATTACTTGTAAAGCGATTAGCAGACCTAGTTGTGTAAGCATTTTTGCATTTAAATTTTTACTTTTTTCTTTACTCATAAAAACCACCCTATCATTAGAATTTATCACATATAGGCATTTTTCATGATATATACATAGTTGTAAATTACAAGCATATATGTAAGTTATTTATACAAAAATTATAGCATAATAGCTAGTAATTTTCATAAATTTATCAAATGATTGAATCTTCTGATAAGTATTCTTTAGAAATAATGTTTATTTATATACAATAGCAAAATAAATATTAAATTAGCTAAAATAGATCTGTTTATTTATAATATATGCTTAAATAAAGCGAGAAGAATAAAAACATAACGAGTATGATAATTATTATCATTTACAAAAAAGATTTTTGTGTTATAATTAAATTAATCCAAAATAAAAGTGGTGTTAGTGGATATTTAAACCATTGCACTCTTAATTTACTAAATATAATTATACTTCTTAAATTGAAGACCACGATATATATCGTGGTTTTTAATTTTAAATAAGATGATAATGAAATTCATTTACAATGATTTGAAAATATGATATATTAAAAATAGGCTTAAAATTATCGCGGCAAATTTTCTGATATTATAGGAGATGATAATTATGGCAAAAATGATGGGACCAAGATTTAAACAATGTAGGAGACTAGGACTAAATGTATGTGGACATCCTAAAGCAATGGAGAGGTCTGTAAAAGGCACATCTAGAGCTGACAAAAAACTTTCACCTTATGGAGTACAGTTATTAGAGAAGCAAAGGTTAAAAGCTTACTATGGTGTATTAGAAAAGCAATTTGCTAACTATGTTAAAAAAGCAATGAAATCTAAAAATTCTACAGGAGAAGTGTTAGTTCAAATGTTAGAATGTAGGTTAGATAATTTAGTTTATAGACTAGGGTTAGCTAGTTCAACTAGACAAGCTCGTCAAATGGTTGTACATGGACATATATTAGTTAATGGTAAAAAAGTTGATAGACCTTCTTATGAGGTAACAATAGAAGATGTTATTTCATTAAGAGAAAAATCACAAAAAAATACAATGTTTAAGAAAGGTTTTCAACTAAATGCTATTAGCCAATACCCTTATTTAAATAAGGATGTAGAGAATTTTTCTGGGACTCTTTTAAGAAAACCTGAAAGGAACGAAGTACCAATAGAGATTAATGATATCTTAGTGGTTGAATACTATTCAAAATAATCTAATTAAAAATAACCATATGCCAATAAGTATATGGTTATTTTGTATGTATAAGTAAAAATAAAATAAATGTTTATTTTTATTGAGATAATTTGATGATGTGAACAATAAAAAGTTTAAAACTACTATATAGTAGGATATAATATATAATTGTAAATAAAAAATAAGATGTGATAAGGTGTGTTATAAATGGATGAATTAATAAAAGCGATTGATACAATAACAAATGATGAAGTTATAAAATTAGTTATAAGCAATAAAAAAAATAAAGATATAGAATATAATAAAATAAATTTTATTTTAAAAGAAAAAAATAAAAAACAGTATTATCAAATAGAAAAATATACTGATAAACAAGTGTTTCATGAAAATATAGATAAAGATTTAATAAAGGAAAATATAACTGAGTATATGAAAGATGATTATAAACAGTTGTCAGCTTGGTCAAATCAAAATACGTTTGATTTAAAGATATCTAAAAAAGGAAAGGTGTTTTTAGGCAAGAAAAAATCAGACAATAAAAAGCTTGCCAATAAAAGTCATAATAAAGAAAAGAATTATATACTTAAAGAGGGTACTATAATCCAACCTCTTATAGATTTAGGTGTATTTACAAAAGAAGGAAAAGTTGTTAACTCAAAATATGATAAATATAAACAGATAAACAGATTTATTGAAATAATAGATGATGAAATTAGAAAAAATAATCAAGAAGAACTTACTATATTAGACTTCGGGTGCGGAAAATCATACCTTACATTTGTACTTTACTATTATTTTGTAGAAATAAAAAAAATAAATGTAAAAATGATAGGATTAGATTTAAAACCAGATGTAATTAAAAAATGTAATGATATAGCTAAAAGATACAACTATGAAAATTTAAGATTTGAATTAGGTGATATAAATGGATATAAATTTACAGATAAAGTAGATATGGTAATAACATTGCATGCTTGCGATACAGCAACAGATTATGCATTATATAATGCCATTAAATGGAATACAAAAATGATATTTTCTGTACCGTGCTGCCAACATGAATTTAATAGTCAGATGAAATCGGAGCATTTATCTTTATTGACTAAGTATGGTATAGTCCAAGAAAGAGTTGCAGCTCTTATGACGGATGCGGTAAGAGCAAGTTTATTAGAATCTTTGGGATATAAAACTCAACTTTTAGAATTTATAGATATATCTCATTCTCCTAAAAATATTTTAATAAGAGCTTCGAAGTCTGGAGTATCGAAAGAGAAGAGAGAAAAATCATTAAATGAAGTTTATAATTTAATTAAAGAATTTAATTTAGAACCTACTTTATTAAATCTATTAAAAAGTGATAATTTAATATAATTTATATAAAAAAATATTCTATTTTTAGAATATTTTTTTTGTTTATTTTAAAGAAAATAATAAAATTTAGTTGGTAATGTACGGAAAATAAACTTATACGGATTTATAAAAATAAGTTGAACTATGAAACAACTTTTAAAAACATTTTAGGTTAGAGGGTGATGTTATTTCTAGACAAATAGAAAATCCAAAAGAAATTATATTTAAGGTGTCGAAAGAAATTGCTTATAGTGAAGGAATTTCTGGTATAAATATGAGAAAAATAGCTTCTCAGTGTGAACTATCGCTAGGAACCATATATAATTATTACACTACTAAGGTCGATATAATATTTGATATAATTGAAGATCTTTGGAACGAATGCTTTAGTGAAATCGATAAAATTTATAATTCAAAAGAAGGTTTTTTTAAACAAACAGAATTTTTATACTTTCATACACTACAATATTTAAAACAATTTGAAAATAATTGGATAAAAGATTTGATTGTTTTAACTTCAAATGATAAAGAAAAAGCAAAAGAAAGAGAAGATGAATTAATAGAGAAGTTCACAAAAATTTTGAAGCATTTAATAGAAATCAATAAAAATGATTTAAATAAAGACGTTTTTAATAAGTTTAGTGAAGATAAAATTTTAGAATTCATTTCATATGAACTTTTTATTATGTTAAAAAGATTAGATAATGACTATAGCTTTTTTGATTATACATTAAAAAAAATATTATTATAATCAAGAAGAAACAAGCAATATAAAATGAATTATATTGCTTGTTTTTTAATTACATAAAGATGAATTATTTTTATCTAAATTTAATTTTTCTTTGAAGTAAGGTAATTTTTTTAAATGAGACAATAAGTAATTGGCTGATAAACCAATAAATATTCCTGTTACAATTCCTATTGTAGATAATACAGGTAAATATAAAAACATATTTATATTTTCAAGTATAATAGATGCAGCCAGTAGTTGTCCTATATTATGAAATACAGCTGCTGATGAACTAACACCTATAATAGATACATTTTTACCTCCTACTTCTTTAACTAAAATACTAGTTATAAAACTAAATATTCCTCCAGTAGCGCTATAAAGTAAAGTAGATATATTTCCGCCTAATAGAGCAGATAGAAATATTCTTAATAAGAGTACTATAAAAGCATCTTTACAACTATCTAGAGTATAAATTGATATTATTATTATTAAATTTGCTAGACCTAACTTTGCTCCAGGTGTTATAAATGGGACAGGCATCATACGTTCGATTAAAGATAGTATTAAAGCCATAGAAACTAATAGTGCCATATAAATCATTTTAGATGTTTTATTTAATTTCATAACTTAATGAGATAGTATCAT
Above is a genomic segment from Romboutsia lituseburensis containing:
- a CDS encoding TetR/AcrR family transcriptional regulator, encoding MRKIASQCELSLGTIYNYYTTKVDIIFDIIEDLWNECFSEIDKIYNSKEGFFKQTEFLYFHTLQYLKQFENNWIKDLIVLTSNDKEKAKEREDELIEKFTKILKHLIEINKNDLNKDVFNKFSEDKILEFISYELFIMLKRLDNDYSFFDYTLKKILL
- a CDS encoding class I SAM-dependent methyltransferase — encoded protein: MDELIKAIDTITNDEVIKLVISNKKNKDIEYNKINFILKEKNKKQYYQIEKYTDKQVFHENIDKDLIKENITEYMKDDYKQLSAWSNQNTFDLKISKKGKVFLGKKKSDNKKLANKSHNKEKNYILKEGTIIQPLIDLGVFTKEGKVVNSKYDKYKQINRFIEIIDDEIRKNNQEELTILDFGCGKSYLTFVLYYYFVEIKKINVKMIGLDLKPDVIKKCNDIAKRYNYENLRFELGDINGYKFTDKVDMVITLHACDTATDYALYNAIKWNTKMIFSVPCCQHEFNSQMKSEHLSLLTKYGIVQERVAALMTDAVRASLLESLGYKTQLLEFIDISHSPKNILIRASKSGVSKEKREKSLNEVYNLIKEFNLEPTLLNLLKSDNLI
- a CDS encoding folate family ECF transporter S component, encoding MSKEKSKNLNAKMLTQLGLLIALQVILTRFLSIQTPIVRIGFGFLPVAIMGILFGPWIGGIGATISDLLGFVLFPSGTYFPGFTLTAFLTGFNYGAILYNKSKSPLRILSSTLIVCLLLNLVLDTLWLSILMGKGYMALLPTRIIKSLVMIPVQFISITLVWDKFLNKVRGLISVKQ
- a CDS encoding CPBP family intramembrane glutamic endopeptidase: MNKKKIAIFTTIIYVIVLGSGLYLYSWFVGNKVNEVEKLLVSLISQIIAVACVVYIINKYYGWKNIGFRKIKLKSIIWFFPYIVIIVPMIYEFIIHICKNITSFSVSTWAVLFITFIGASSVGFSEEAIFRGIYLESFKSEKTVIRPMIISYLGFSIFHIVNLFVGNSFAQVFITIIVSSLLGFSFIALAIKLESIWLNIIFHTTWNFILISSQTLNFSVSKTSGFISEVNILVGSILWLMIIKKDKIERKKSFITNENKKTTV
- a CDS encoding methyl-accepting chemotaxis protein — encoded protein: MKNLNIGKKLGVTFFILVIFAAVANFNAIYNLKKSQELSTELFEGPYIVTNQSMGLRKDIISISRNMNNGFLEKNLEKYRSVILEDFDSAFKRVEILKRRFLGNQKLINDVYNKVNILKQEYEKIYNIVEKENFNATVADIDAVAYSEAFNKCIQDAININEQSEKNGLKFYEELQNSVSKSIITSTSLGVFATIIGIIIFMYITKTLREPIKEIEIVANQMSEGNFDIEIKYESKDELGNLANSMRKMSENIKAVINDTVYTLDEVSSGNFDINPNAEYIGIFKYIEESMIKITNDLSETMNQINVSSQEVKAASEQVSSGSQMLAQGATEQASAIEELSATIIDISKKIKDTAKHSHEANILSINASNEVKDGNEKMNKMIEAMKDISDTSSEISKIIKTIDDIAFQTNILALNAAVEAARAGSAGKGFAVVAEEVRNLAVKSAQAAQNTAVLIENSIQAVDNGLNIVDSTAQSLSRIIDETNKTTLLIDAIAKASEEESNAIVQVTVGLEQISDVVQTNSATAEESAAASEELSGQSQILKSLIENFKIKPNLDSYKIINF
- a CDS encoding helix-turn-helix domain-containing protein, whose product is MHDINIGEKIYEYRNKKNLSIKELSEIVGVTSSLLSQIERGLSNPSINTLKMISKGLDIPLYNFFKEDKCSDNLVVRKENRVKLTFPENNNLSYELLSPSSNGVIQSMLLELPIKASTSNELMNHEGEEVAIILDGCVDLHLNSEVINLQSGDSIRILPNMNHRWVNVSEKCAKIIFSVTPPNF
- a CDS encoding Gx transporter family protein, which encodes MALLVSMALILSLIERMMPVPFITPGAKLGLANLIIIISIYTLDSCKDAFIVLLLRIFLSALLGGNISTLLYSATGGIFSFITSILVKEVGGKNVSIIGVSSSAAVFHNIGQLLAASIILENINMFLYLPVLSTIGIVTGIFIGLSANYLLSHLKKLPYFKEKLNLDKNNSSLCN
- a CDS encoding alanine racemase: MKLNELSTPNFILNLDALENNLKVVQDLCNKNNKQLWPMTKTHKSTKLAKMQIEYGAKGLLVGTIDEAEAFVNGGVEGITFPYPISNIVNIKRAIELTKKARIILSFDSVDAAKTWNGELSKQNITLEYFILINSGLNRLGVKPEEVASLAKELKQFNNLKLIGISTHPGHVYGVMSAEEVSPISKQEIEVMSKAKKLLIENGFDVAFVAAGSTPTFFDVVDNEVFDILRPGNYPFYDNIQLSLDICKEEDCSLTALGTIISRPNKNLFIVDVGSKCLGLDKGAHGSALITGFGKVKGHENLNVIGLSEEVGKIEIVGDTDLKVGDKIEIIPNHSCSCANMTSYVVGYRGDEVVEIIDIDVRGNSKKPVL
- the rpsD gene encoding 30S ribosomal protein S4: MAKMMGPRFKQCRRLGLNVCGHPKAMERSVKGTSRADKKLSPYGVQLLEKQRLKAYYGVLEKQFANYVKKAMKSKNSTGEVLVQMLECRLDNLVYRLGLASSTRQARQMVVHGHILVNGKKVDRPSYEVTIEDVISLREKSQKNTMFKKGFQLNAISQYPYLNKDVENFSGTLLRKPERNEVPIEINDILVVEYYSK
- a CDS encoding iron-sulfur cluster biosynthesis family protein encodes the protein MKVTLPQAAVEVLKEILSENEDKAKTIRVYFAGFGCSGAFFAVALDEKKESDLSHETEGLTFIMDKEEYEKYGDVTITDTGHGFLISVENMPKGGCSCDGGCTGCDN
- a CDS encoding helix-turn-helix domain-containing protein, giving the protein MDCNKIGKLILELRKEKDMTQKQIADLLNISDKTISKWERGLGCPDISLLPELSQVLGVSIDGILSGEINLNELVGGNMNKLKFYVCPQCNNLVTSTGDVGITCCGKKIDDLVAKKSDEKHILNIEPVEDELYVTSEHEMKKKHYISFAAYIKGDRAFIIKQYPEWNLQFRFKKQGHGKLYYYCTEHGLFYTII